A part of Acidimicrobiales bacterium genomic DNA contains:
- the purD gene encoding phosphoribosylamine--glycine ligase, which yields MRVCVVGGGGREHALAVALGRTAEVVVTPGNPGIPGSVATPPEDVPADLVVVGPEAPLVDGLADRLRERGRLVFGPGADGARLEGSKAWMKVVLAEAGVPTARSGSFDDVEQAVAFLRSLPGLYVVKTDGLAAGKGVLVTESFDEAVDDVRAKLSGGAFGAAGRRVVVEEGLRGPELSVLCVCDGRRAVALPPAQDFKRIGDGDAGPNTGGMGAYSPVPVAGPAVVDEVMQRAVEPTLAALRARGIDYRGVLYAGLMLTPEGLKVIEYNVRFGDPEAQVVLPRITSDLAELLAGAAAGRVGEPPSVSPDAAVTVVCAAEGYPASPRTGDVIKGLDQARMVAGVTVFCAGVAAGPAGRLVTAGGRVLAVTGTGPTLAGARERAYRAVALLRWPGLQHRTDIAAAAGGA from the coding sequence GGCGCTGGGCCGCACCGCCGAGGTCGTGGTGACGCCCGGCAACCCGGGCATCCCCGGTTCGGTGGCGACGCCACCCGAGGACGTTCCCGCTGATCTGGTCGTGGTGGGGCCCGAGGCCCCGCTCGTCGACGGGCTGGCCGACCGGCTCCGGGAGCGGGGGCGGCTGGTGTTCGGCCCCGGCGCCGACGGCGCCCGGCTCGAGGGTTCCAAGGCGTGGATGAAGGTGGTGCTGGCCGAGGCGGGCGTGCCCACCGCCCGCTCCGGCTCCTTCGACGACGTCGAGCAGGCGGTGGCGTTCCTGCGGAGCCTGCCGGGGCTGTACGTGGTGAAGACCGACGGCCTGGCCGCCGGCAAGGGTGTGCTCGTGACCGAGTCGTTCGACGAGGCCGTCGACGACGTGCGGGCCAAGCTGTCCGGCGGCGCCTTCGGAGCCGCCGGCCGCCGGGTGGTCGTCGAGGAGGGCCTGCGGGGCCCCGAGCTGTCCGTGCTCTGCGTGTGCGACGGGCGGCGGGCCGTGGCTCTTCCCCCCGCCCAGGACTTCAAGCGGATCGGCGACGGCGACGCGGGGCCCAACACGGGGGGCATGGGCGCCTACTCGCCGGTGCCGGTGGCCGGGCCGGCCGTGGTCGACGAGGTGATGCAACGGGCCGTGGAGCCCACCCTGGCCGCGCTGCGGGCGAGGGGCATCGACTACCGGGGCGTGCTGTACGCGGGGCTGATGCTCACGCCCGAGGGCCTCAAGGTCATCGAGTACAACGTCCGCTTCGGCGACCCCGAGGCGCAGGTCGTGCTCCCGCGGATCACCTCGGACCTGGCCGAGCTGCTGGCCGGGGCGGCGGCCGGGCGGGTCGGCGAGCCGCCGTCGGTGTCACCCGACGCCGCGGTCACGGTGGTGTGCGCGGCCGAGGGCTACCCGGCGTCGCCGCGCACGGGTGACGTGATCAAGGGCCTCGACCAGGCTCGCATGGTGGCCGGTGTCACCGTCTTCTGCGCCGGCGTGGCCGCCGGCCCCGCCGGCCGGCTCGTCACCGCCGGTGGCCGGGTGCTGGCCGTCACGGGGACGGGCCCCACGCTGGCGGGGGCGAGGGAGCGGGCCTACCGGGCGGTGGCCCTGCTGCGCTGGCCCGGCCTCCAGCACCGCACCGACATCGCGGCCGCGGCCGGCGGGGCGTGA
- a CDS encoding adenylosuccinate lyase has product MIPRYQLPEMAAVFTDRARLAGWLEVELLATEAWAELGVVPEAEAAACRERAPVVDDDFVRAVSERERVTDHDVAAFVDVVQAAIGPPAGNWIHYGLTSSDVVDTALCAQLVRAADLLIDAASGLVAVLKRRAEEFRSTPTVGRTHGVHAEPTTFGVKLALWCLQVDRDRERLRAARTAMAVGKLSGAVGTYSNIEPAVEQRVCAALGLEPVPATQVIARDRHAQLLYACASAGASVEQFATEIRHLQRTEVREAEEGFKAGQKGSSAMPHKRNPITAERLSGLARILRANVLAGLEDVALWHERDISHSSVERVILPDSCLLAYYVLRRMTGLVEGLRVWPQRMLANLDRSFGLVFSQPVLLALVASGLTRDEAYRVVQEQAMAAWEREVPFRALLEADPRVTLTAEQLDEAFSLDRALRHTDRVFDALAAVP; this is encoded by the coding sequence GTGATCCCCCGGTACCAGCTGCCCGAGATGGCGGCCGTGTTCACCGACCGAGCCCGGCTGGCGGGCTGGCTCGAGGTCGAGCTGCTCGCCACCGAGGCGTGGGCCGAGCTCGGCGTGGTCCCCGAGGCCGAAGCGGCCGCCTGCCGGGAGCGGGCACCCGTGGTCGACGACGACTTCGTGCGGGCGGTGAGCGAGAGGGAGCGGGTGACCGATCACGACGTCGCCGCCTTCGTCGACGTGGTGCAGGCCGCGATCGGCCCCCCGGCGGGAAACTGGATCCACTACGGGCTCACGTCGAGCGACGTGGTCGACACGGCGCTGTGCGCGCAGCTCGTCCGGGCCGCAGACCTGCTGATCGACGCGGCGTCGGGCCTGGTCGCCGTGCTGAAGCGCCGGGCCGAGGAGTTCCGGTCGACGCCTACGGTCGGTCGCACGCACGGCGTCCACGCCGAGCCGACGACCTTCGGCGTGAAGTTGGCGCTGTGGTGCCTGCAGGTCGACCGCGACCGGGAGCGCCTGCGGGCCGCCCGCACGGCGATGGCCGTCGGGAAGCTCTCCGGCGCCGTCGGCACCTACAGCAACATCGAACCGGCCGTCGAGCAGCGGGTGTGCGCCGCCCTCGGCCTCGAGCCGGTGCCGGCCACCCAGGTGATCGCTCGTGACCGCCACGCCCAGCTGCTGTACGCCTGTGCCTCTGCGGGGGCGTCGGTGGAGCAGTTCGCCACCGAGATCCGCCACCTGCAGCGCACCGAGGTGCGCGAGGCCGAGGAGGGGTTCAAGGCCGGCCAGAAGGGCTCGTCGGCGATGCCGCACAAGCGGAACCCGATCACCGCCGAGCGGCTGTCGGGGCTGGCGCGGATCCTGCGCGCCAACGTGCTGGCAGGGCTGGAGGACGTGGCCCTGTGGCACGAGCGCGACATCTCGCACTCGTCGGTGGAGCGGGTGATCCTGCCCGACTCGTGCCTCCTCGCGTACTACGTGCTCCGGCGGATGACCGGGCTGGTCGAGGGGTTGCGCGTGTGGCCACAGCGCATGCTGGCCAACCTCGACCGCTCGTTCGGCCTGGTGTTCAGCCAGCCGGTCCTGCTGGCGCTGGTCGCCTCGGGCCTCACCCGCGACGAGGCCTACCGGGTGGTGCAGGAGCAGGCGATGGCCGCCTGGGAGCGGGAGGTGCCGTTCCGCGCGCTGCTCGAGGCCGACCCCCGCGTGACGCTCACGGCGGAGCAGCTCGACGAGGCCTTCTCGCTCGACCGGGCCCTCCGCCACACCGACCGCGTGTTCGATGCCCTGGCGGCGGTGCCGTGA
- a CDS encoding phosphoribosylaminoimidazolesuccinocarboxamide synthase has product MPHLHSGKVRDVYDAGDDHLLIVASDRLSAFDVVMVEPIPDKGRVLTAMTAFWCAELADVAPSHLVSTELADLPEPARRPELAGRVMLVRRARMLPIECIVRGYLAGSGWKEYRDSGTLHGTPYPRGLRQSDRLPEPVFTPSTKAADGTHDVNLSFDEAERLVGREVAERAREVSLALYRRGAARAAERGIIVADTKFELGFVDGELVVADEILTPDSSRFWPADGWVPGEVPPSFDKQPVRDYLDALDWDKSPPPPPLPDEVVAATRRRYVEAYERITRLSFAAWPGGPAEP; this is encoded by the coding sequence CTGCCGCACCTGCACTCCGGGAAGGTGCGCGACGTCTACGACGCCGGTGACGACCACCTGCTGATCGTCGCCTCCGACCGGCTCTCGGCCTTCGACGTGGTGATGGTGGAGCCGATCCCCGACAAGGGCCGGGTGCTCACGGCCATGACGGCCTTCTGGTGCGCCGAGCTGGCCGACGTGGCGCCGAGCCACCTCGTCTCGACGGAGCTGGCCGACCTGCCCGAGCCGGCGCGCCGGCCCGAGCTGGCCGGACGGGTGATGCTGGTGCGGCGGGCCAGGATGCTGCCGATCGAGTGCATCGTGCGGGGCTACCTGGCCGGCTCCGGCTGGAAGGAGTACCGCGACTCCGGCACCCTCCACGGCACCCCGTACCCGCGGGGGCTCCGCCAGAGCGACCGCCTCCCCGAGCCGGTGTTCACGCCCTCCACCAAGGCGGCCGACGGCACCCACGACGTGAACCTGTCGTTCGACGAGGCCGAGCGCCTGGTGGGCCGAGAGGTGGCGGAGCGGGCCCGCGAGGTGTCGCTGGCCCTGTACCGGCGCGGCGCGGCGCGGGCGGCCGAGCGGGGGATCATCGTGGCCGACACCAAGTTCGAGCTCGGCTTCGTCGACGGCGAGCTGGTCGTGGCCGACGAGATCCTCACCCCCGACTCGTCGAGGTTCTGGCCCGCCGACGGCTGGGTGCCCGGCGAGGTGCCCCCCTCGTTCGACAAGCAGCCCGTGCGCGACTACCTCGACGCCCTCGACTGGGACAAGTCGCCCCCGCCGCCTCCGCTGCCCGACGAGGTCGTGGCGGCGACCCGGCGGCGCTACGTCGAGGCCTACGAGCGCATCACCCGGCTGTCCTTCGCCGCCTGGCCCGGTGGGCCGGCGGAGCCGTGA
- the purS gene encoding phosphoribosylformylglycinamidine synthase subunit PurS, giving the protein MTFSVLVEVRLRAGVADPQGATIERSLPTLGFPGVRGVRVGKAIRFHLEAADEAAARAEVDDLCRRFLTNPVIEDAVVTVEPAAERLARR; this is encoded by the coding sequence ATGACGTTCTCGGTCCTCGTCGAGGTCCGCCTGCGCGCCGGGGTCGCCGATCCCCAGGGCGCCACGATCGAGCGCTCGCTCCCAACGCTCGGGTTCCCGGGCGTCCGCGGGGTTCGGGTGGGCAAGGCCATCCGCTTCCACCTGGAGGCGGCCGACGAGGCCGCCGCACGCGCCGAGGTCGACGACCTGTGCCGGCGCTTCCTCACCAACCCGGTCATCGAGGACGCGGTGGTCACCGTCGAGCCGGCCGCCGAGCGGCTCGCGCGCCGATGA
- the purQ gene encoding phosphoribosylformylglycinamidine synthase subunit PurQ, whose product MSARVGVVLFPGSNCEADVVEVVRDLGGEAEVVWHGSTALGDVDAVVLPGGFAHGDYLRTGAIARFSPVMTAVSGFAAAGGPVVGICNGFQILTEAGLLPGALQKNRGLKFVCATVAVRVETSASVLTAEVASGTVLHVPVNHFEGNYTCSPETLAELRADDRVVVRYVDNPNGSVDDIAGVCSAGRNVVGLMPHPERACHPLLGSTDGVPLVRSLLASAGARA is encoded by the coding sequence ATGAGCGCCCGGGTCGGGGTCGTGCTGTTCCCCGGCTCCAACTGCGAGGCCGACGTGGTCGAGGTGGTGCGCGACCTGGGGGGCGAGGCCGAGGTGGTCTGGCACGGGTCGACGGCGCTGGGCGACGTCGACGCCGTGGTCCTGCCGGGCGGCTTCGCCCACGGCGACTACCTGCGCACCGGGGCCATCGCCCGGTTCTCCCCGGTCATGACAGCGGTGAGCGGGTTCGCGGCGGCCGGTGGCCCGGTCGTCGGGATCTGCAACGGCTTCCAGATCCTCACCGAGGCCGGTCTCCTCCCGGGGGCCCTCCAGAAGAACCGCGGGCTGAAGTTCGTGTGTGCCACCGTGGCCGTCCGGGTGGAGACGTCGGCATCGGTGCTGACGGCCGAGGTGGCGTCGGGCACGGTGCTGCACGTCCCCGTCAACCACTTCGAGGGCAACTACACGTGCAGCCCCGAGACGCTGGCCGAGCTCCGTGCCGACGATCGGGTCGTGGTGCGCTATGTCGACAACCCCAACGGGTCGGTCGACGACATCGCCGGCGTGTGCTCCGCCGGGCGCAACGTGGTGGGGCTCATGCCCCATCCCGAGCGAGCGTGCCATCCCCTGCTCGGCTCGACGGACGGCGTGCCCCTGGTGCGGTCGCTCCTGGCGTCGGCCGGCGCCCGAGCCTGA
- the purL gene encoding phosphoribosylformylglycinamidine synthase subunit PurL produces the protein MLDTVSRFCGSRASRCCRSARPARAAPSGRLATVPAQQQPLHRALGLTDDELAAIERILGRTPNHLELAMYAVMWSEHCSYKSSRLHLRRLPTEAPWVLVGPGENAGVIDVGDGIAAAIRIESHNHPSAIEPYQGAATGVGGILRDIFTMGARPIALMDPLRFGPLDHARSRWVAEGVVSGISGYGNSVGVPTVGGEVVFDETYAENPLVNVLCLGLLPTERLVLGQASGVGNLAVLLGSTTGRDGIGGVSVLASAGFADEETDASKRPSVQVGDPFEEKRLIEACLELLDAGLVVGIQDLGGAGLTCATSETASRGRVGMDVDVRAVPRREPGMEPFEVLTSESQERMLAIVEPAGLDRVLEICARWDVRATVVGRVTDGWELRILDGFDGEVLADVPAASLHEDAPLYDRPRRAPERDPAAVDPASQTDGVDAGADLLGMLCDPAWVYRQFDHQLFLNTVEAPGGDAAVLRLKHPATGVDTGRGLGLTTDGNHRWCAVDPRAGTALVVAEATLNLACVGARHRALVNCLNFGNPEHPEVMWQLSEAIDGMAETCLALDLPVVGGNVSLYNESRGRDIDPTPIVGVLGVIDRLERRPPGVRLVDGGRVLTIGPGQAALGGSEWAWRRGARGGALPSLDLALHARVLDLVRELVLEGLLAGVHDVAGGGFAVALAEMAVRGGVGARVVGPASVAEAFTEAPSQVIACAEPDVAQEVARRAAAAGVPVALVGGCGGDRLVLEGLLDVSLADATASWRDRLPTAFGTGALHD, from the coding sequence ATGCTCGACACCGTGTCGAGATTCTGCGGATCGCGCGCCAGCCGTTGCTGCCGGTCAGCCCGACCGGCGCGGGCGGCGCCCTCCGGTAGGTTGGCGACCGTGCCCGCGCAGCAGCAGCCTCTCCACCGGGCCCTCGGCCTCACCGACGACGAGCTGGCCGCCATCGAGCGGATCCTCGGCCGGACGCCCAACCACCTCGAGCTGGCCATGTACGCGGTGATGTGGTCGGAGCACTGCTCCTACAAGTCGTCGCGGCTCCACCTGCGCCGCTTGCCCACCGAGGCGCCGTGGGTGCTGGTCGGGCCGGGCGAGAACGCCGGGGTGATCGACGTCGGCGACGGCATCGCCGCGGCCATCCGGATCGAGAGCCACAACCACCCTTCGGCGATCGAGCCGTACCAGGGTGCGGCCACGGGCGTGGGCGGGATCCTCCGCGACATCTTCACGATGGGTGCCCGGCCGATCGCCCTGATGGATCCGCTGCGCTTCGGGCCGCTCGACCACGCCCGCAGCCGCTGGGTCGCCGAGGGGGTGGTGAGCGGGATCTCCGGCTACGGCAACTCCGTGGGCGTCCCCACCGTCGGCGGGGAGGTCGTGTTCGACGAGACGTACGCCGAGAACCCGCTGGTGAACGTGCTGTGCCTGGGCCTGCTGCCCACCGAGCGACTGGTGCTGGGACAGGCCAGCGGGGTCGGCAACCTGGCGGTGCTCCTGGGCTCCACCACGGGGCGCGACGGCATCGGTGGCGTGAGCGTGCTGGCCTCGGCCGGCTTCGCCGACGAGGAGACCGACGCGTCGAAGCGACCCAGCGTGCAGGTGGGCGACCCCTTCGAGGAGAAGCGGCTCATCGAGGCGTGCCTCGAGCTGCTCGACGCCGGCCTGGTGGTCGGCATCCAGGACCTCGGGGGGGCCGGCCTCACCTGCGCCACCAGCGAGACGGCGTCGCGCGGCCGCGTCGGCATGGACGTCGACGTCCGCGCCGTGCCGAGGCGCGAACCGGGCATGGAGCCCTTCGAGGTGCTCACCAGCGAGAGCCAGGAGCGCATGCTGGCGATCGTCGAGCCGGCCGGCCTCGACCGGGTCCTCGAGATCTGCGCTCGCTGGGACGTGCGCGCCACCGTGGTGGGCAGGGTCACCGACGGGTGGGAGCTGCGGATCCTGGACGGCTTCGACGGCGAGGTGCTGGCCGACGTGCCGGCCGCGTCGCTGCACGAGGACGCCCCCCTGTACGACCGGCCGCGCCGGGCACCCGAGCGGGATCCCGCCGCGGTCGACCCCGCCTCGCAGACCGACGGGGTCGACGCCGGCGCCGACCTGCTCGGCATGCTCTGCGACCCGGCGTGGGTGTACCGCCAGTTCGACCACCAGCTCTTCCTGAACACCGTCGAGGCTCCCGGGGGGGACGCCGCCGTGCTCCGGCTGAAGCACCCGGCCACGGGGGTCGACACCGGCCGGGGCCTCGGCCTCACCACCGACGGCAACCACCGCTGGTGCGCCGTCGACCCCCGCGCCGGCACCGCGCTCGTGGTGGCCGAGGCCACGCTCAACCTGGCGTGCGTCGGCGCTCGCCACCGTGCGCTGGTCAACTGCCTGAACTTCGGGAACCCCGAGCACCCGGAGGTGATGTGGCAGCTCTCCGAGGCCATCGACGGCATGGCCGAGACCTGCCTGGCCCTCGACCTCCCCGTTGTGGGTGGCAACGTCAGCCTCTACAACGAGAGCCGGGGCCGCGACATCGACCCGACCCCGATCGTGGGTGTCCTCGGCGTGATCGACCGCCTCGAGCGACGACCGCCGGGCGTGCGGCTCGTCGACGGCGGCCGGGTGCTCACGATCGGCCCCGGCCAGGCGGCACTCGGCGGCTCGGAATGGGCGTGGCGGCGAGGGGCCCGCGGCGGGGCGCTGCCCTCCCTCGACCTCGCGCTCCATGCCCGCGTGCTCGACCTGGTGCGCGAGCTCGTGCTCGAGGGGCTCCTCGCCGGCGTGCACGACGTGGCCGGAGGCGGGTTCGCGGTGGCGCTGGCCGAGATGGCGGTGCGGGGCGGGGTGGGGGCCAGGGTCGTCGGCCCGGCCTCCGTCGCCGAGGCCTTCACGGAGGCGCCCTCGCAGGTGATCGCCTGCGCCGAGCCCGACGTGGCCCAGGAGGTCGCCCGCCGGGCGGCCGCGGCCGGGGTGCCGGTGGCCCTCGTCGGGGGGTGCGGCGGGGACCGGCTCGTGCTGGAGGGCCTGCTCGACGTGAGCCTCGCCGACGCCACCGCTTCGTGGCGCGATCGGTTGCCGACGGCGTTCGGCACCGGGGCGCTCCATGACTGA
- the purF gene encoding amidophosphoribosyltransferase codes for MTDRSYDGEVVVADADTPKEACGVFGVYAPGQPVAHLTYLGLYALQHRGQESAGMSVSDGRLLTVVKDMGLVSNAFDDRTLAALAGHLAIGHTRYSTTGSSTWQNAQPVYRDTGAGGFALGHNGNLVNTNDLAVELGALPGTITSDTDLIAELLAAEVRAGDDSGESHDLEWALEQVVPRLRGAFSLVLMDERRIVGVRDPNGFRPLCLGRLGSGWVLASETPALDIVGAHFVRELDPGEMVVIDASGPRSVALFAAEQIDPTLCLFEFVYFARPDSQLYGRNVQAARKRMGRLLAEQAPLSPDPTGLDRPAMVMPVPESGIPAAQGYAEASGIPYGDGLVKNRYIGRTFIAPSQELRAMAVRMKLNPIREAIAGKRLVVVDDSIVRGTTTRAMVAMLRESGAAEVHLRVSSPPYRWPCYYGMDTGERGELLAANLTVDEIRDYLGVDTLSYLALDRLLAATGASGAGFCTACLTGEYPVDLPVLVGKRVLEAEGVAARG; via the coding sequence ATGACTGATCGGTCCTACGATGGAGAGGTGGTCGTCGCCGACGCCGACACGCCGAAGGAGGCCTGCGGGGTCTTCGGTGTGTACGCCCCCGGTCAGCCGGTGGCGCACCTGACGTACCTGGGTCTGTACGCCCTGCAGCACCGCGGCCAGGAGTCGGCGGGCATGTCGGTGAGCGACGGCCGGCTGCTCACCGTCGTGAAGGACATGGGCCTCGTCTCCAACGCCTTCGACGATCGCACCCTGGCCGCCCTCGCCGGGCACCTGGCCATCGGCCACACCCGCTACTCGACCACCGGGTCGAGCACGTGGCAGAACGCCCAGCCGGTGTACCGCGACACCGGCGCCGGTGGCTTCGCCCTCGGCCACAACGGCAACCTGGTGAACACCAACGACCTGGCCGTGGAGCTGGGCGCGCTGCCCGGCACCATCACCAGCGACACCGACCTCATCGCCGAGCTGCTGGCGGCCGAGGTGCGCGCCGGCGACGACTCCGGCGAGTCGCACGACCTCGAGTGGGCCTTGGAGCAGGTGGTCCCCCGCCTGCGCGGGGCCTTCTCCCTCGTGCTCATGGACGAGCGGCGGATCGTGGGCGTGCGCGACCCCAACGGCTTCCGACCGCTGTGCCTCGGCCGCCTGGGCAGCGGTTGGGTGCTCGCGTCCGAGACCCCGGCCCTCGACATCGTGGGGGCGCACTTCGTGCGCGAGCTCGATCCGGGCGAGATGGTGGTCATCGACGCCTCGGGCCCCCGATCGGTCGCCCTGTTCGCCGCCGAGCAGATCGATCCGACGCTCTGCCTGTTCGAGTTCGTCTACTTCGCCCGCCCCGACAGCCAGCTCTACGGACGCAACGTGCAGGCGGCGCGCAAGCGGATGGGTCGGCTGCTCGCCGAGCAGGCGCCCCTGTCGCCGGACCCCACCGGCCTCGACCGGCCGGCCATGGTGATGCCGGTGCCCGAGTCGGGCATCCCCGCGGCCCAGGGCTACGCCGAGGCCAGCGGCATCCCCTACGGCGACGGCCTCGTGAAGAACCGCTACATAGGCCGCACGTTCATCGCTCCCAGCCAGGAGCTGCGCGCCATGGCGGTGCGGATGAAGCTCAACCCCATCCGAGAGGCCATCGCCGGGAAGCGGCTCGTCGTGGTCGACGACTCGATCGTGCGCGGCACCACCACCCGGGCGATGGTCGCGATGCTGCGGGAGTCGGGCGCGGCCGAGGTGCACCTGCGGGTGTCGTCGCCGCCCTACCGCTGGCCCTGCTACTACGGCATGGACACGGGTGAGCGGGGTGAGCTGCTGGCGGCCAACCTCACGGTCGACGAGATCCGCGACTACCTGGGCGTCGACACGCTGTCGTACCTGGCCCTCGACCGCCTGCTCGCGGCCACCGGGGCCAGCGGCGCGGGCTTCTGCACGGCCTGCCTCACCGGTGAGTACCCGGTGGACCTGCCCGTGCTCGTGGGCAAGCGGGTGCTCGAGGCGGAGGGCGTCGCGGCGCGTGGGTGA
- a CDS encoding phosphoribosylformylglycinamidine cyclo-ligase produces the protein MGETYKASGVDIAAGEEAVERIKAKVRSTFRPEVIGDIGGFGGLFAFPAKRYRDPVLVSTTDGVGTKALVAQAVGRFDTIGVDLVAMCVDDLVCQGAEPLFFLDYIAVGRLDPDQIEEIVEGVAEGCRQARCALIGGEMAEHPGSMEPGEFDLVGFAVGVVERERLVGPHRPRRGDVLIGLPSPGLRSNGYSLARRVLLDVAGRPLDGPAFDGAHTTLAEELLRPSVIYAPAVGELLRHVDVRAVAHVTGGGIVGNVARVLPHSLDAVVHRGSWEPPRIFGEIQRLGHVDDEEMARVFNLGVGMVVVVPPSDALRALDVLRTAGHRAIELGELVPGHGHVRIV, from the coding sequence GTGGGTGAGACCTACAAGGCGTCGGGCGTCGACATAGCGGCCGGCGAGGAGGCCGTCGAGCGCATCAAGGCCAAGGTGCGGTCCACCTTCCGCCCGGAGGTCATCGGCGACATCGGCGGCTTCGGCGGGCTCTTCGCCTTCCCGGCCAAGCGCTACCGCGACCCGGTGCTGGTCTCCACCACGGACGGGGTGGGCACCAAGGCGCTGGTCGCCCAGGCGGTCGGTCGCTTCGACACCATCGGCGTCGACCTGGTCGCCATGTGCGTCGACGATCTGGTCTGCCAGGGGGCCGAGCCGCTCTTCTTCCTCGACTACATCGCCGTGGGCCGCCTCGATCCCGACCAGATCGAGGAGATCGTGGAGGGGGTGGCCGAGGGTTGCCGGCAGGCGCGCTGCGCCCTCATCGGCGGCGAGATGGCCGAGCACCCCGGCTCCATGGAGCCCGGCGAGTTCGACCTGGTCGGGTTCGCCGTCGGCGTCGTCGAGCGCGAGCGCCTGGTCGGCCCGCACCGCCCGCGCCGGGGTGACGTGCTGATCGGCCTGCCGTCGCCCGGGCTGCGCTCCAACGGCTACTCCCTCGCCCGACGGGTGCTGCTCGACGTGGCCGGGCGCCCGCTCGACGGCCCGGCGTTCGACGGCGCCCACACCACGCTGGCCGAGGAGCTGCTCCGCCCGTCGGTGATCTACGCGCCGGCCGTGGGAGAGCTGCTGCGGCACGTCGACGTGCGCGCCGTGGCCCACGTCACCGGAGGCGGGATCGTGGGGAACGTGGCCCGGGTGCTCCCCCACTCGCTCGACGCGGTCGTGCACCGCGGGTCGTGGGAGCCACCTCGCATCTTCGGCGAGATCCAGCGGCTGGGCCACGTCGACGACGAGGAGATGGCTCGCGTGTTCAACCTGGGCGTCGGCATGGTGGTGGTGGTGCCGCCGTCCGACGCGCTCCGGGCGCTCGACGTGCTGCGAACCGCCGGCCACCGTGCCATCGAGCTGGGGGAGCTGGTACCCGGTCACGGCCACGTGCGCATCGTCTGA
- a CDS encoding phage holin family protein: MIRLVASAVVALLADAVALLVTSLVLDDVTLDATGFVVGVVVFTVVGVFVEPLLRQTALKSAPALLGSSSLVATLVSLVVATLVADGLQISGALTWVLATVMVWLIALGARLLLPLVIFKKTLARAR, encoded by the coding sequence GTGATCCGCCTGGTCGCGTCGGCGGTGGTCGCGCTGCTCGCCGATGCCGTCGCCCTCCTGGTCACCTCGCTGGTCCTCGACGACGTGACCCTGGACGCCACCGGCTTCGTCGTCGGCGTGGTCGTGTTCACGGTCGTCGGCGTCTTCGTCGAGCCGCTCCTGCGCCAGACGGCCCTGAAGAGCGCACCGGCGCTGCTCGGCAGCAGCTCCCTCGTCGCGACGCTCGTCAGCCTCGTCGTCGCAACGCTCGTCGCCGACGGCCTGCAGATCTCGGGCGCCCTCACCTGGGTGCTGGCGACGGTGATGGTGTGGCTGATCGCGCTCGGCGCCCGTCTGCTGCTCCCGCTGGTCATCTTCAAGAAGACGCTGGCGCGGGCCCGCTGA
- a CDS encoding ParA family protein has protein sequence MARVIAVANQKGGVAKTTTVHSLGTALAERGRRVLLVDLDPQACLTWSTGIDSELLERSLHDLLLGRVARPADVVVKRGDLFLLPATIDLAGAEVHLLTRTGREYAVARALAPLLEAYDVVLLDCPPSLGILTINGLTAAHEVLVPLQCETLSHRGVGQLLETVDDVRSYTNPGLEVLGVVATLYDGRTRLAHEVLDAVRGRYGLTVLEPPVPKSVRVAEAPGRGRSVLEHAPRSTAAQAYRALAQRVDELGDPLAARPAEAS, from the coding sequence ATGGCCAGGGTGATCGCCGTCGCCAACCAGAAGGGCGGCGTCGCCAAGACCACCACCGTCCACTCCCTGGGCACCGCCCTGGCCGAGCGGGGCCGGCGGGTGCTCCTGGTCGACCTCGACCCGCAGGCCTGCCTCACGTGGTCGACCGGCATCGACTCGGAGCTGCTCGAGCGGTCGCTGCACGACCTGCTCCTGGGCCGGGTCGCCCGACCGGCCGACGTGGTGGTGAAGCGCGGCGACCTGTTCCTCCTGCCCGCCACGATCGACCTGGCCGGCGCCGAGGTGCACCTGCTCACCCGCACCGGCCGCGAGTACGCCGTGGCCAGGGCCCTGGCGCCGCTGCTCGAGGCGTACGACGTCGTGCTGCTCGACTGCCCGCCGTCGCTCGGCATCCTCACCATCAACGGGCTCACCGCGGCCCACGAGGTGCTCGTGCCCCTCCAGTGCGAGACCCTCTCGCACCGGGGCGTCGGCCAGCTGCTCGAGACGGTCGACGACGTGCGCTCGTACACCAACCCCGGCCTCGAGGTCCTGGGGGTCGTGGCCACGCTGTACGACGGCCGCACCCGGTTGGCCCACGAGGTGCTCGACGCCGTCCGCGGCCGCTACGGCCTCACGGTGCTCGAGCCGCCCGTGCCCAAGTCGGTCCGGGTGGCAGAGGCGCCGGGCCGGGGCCGCTCGGTGCTCGAGCACGCCCCCCGCTCCACGGCCGCCCAGGCCTACCGGGCGCTCGCGCAGCGGGTCGACGAGCTGGGCGACCCGCTGGCCGCCCGGCCGGCCGAGGCCTCGTGA